From Portunus trituberculatus isolate SZX2019 chromosome 50, ASM1759143v1, whole genome shotgun sequence, the proteins below share one genomic window:
- the LOC123499746 gene encoding uncharacterized protein LOC123499746 isoform X7 — MAEWRAVNIATITEEKVEEEEVGEDGMVETIISPMKKQPPEAESPQPAASAAHTNDGKESRRPSLERPSSLVEKEVEEGEDSKQAISTILSTISFDSDSSSVAPARTTLPRTHPAAPRNAAPRHAAARSRTLPRTGSRASGFTMNLSEKFVTELSLYDPDGSREPLLSPVILLGLFLATDQVLGDHSIYKVSPVSPLAALKIRPQDRLLKINGVSLEGWSHACVVDYVKSLTLSAAATATAEDPDTPTDIRLSIELRRSGRNVRSPQETPTSKILDATLRIRRRINIFSSGATVTAVQEREMCVRYRTTVPRCLKEAQKGLYLSINLSSSGVAGLVACADNSDGAGRFLLHTFDVSSISSSSPHLNGRSGGGGGGGGIGGGGVGQGEVVVMESDACRSWYLHASTPDCVALMFASGLEPQTLTEKDVRFFSLVPLPGDDHLFRIQNLSTGSFLSVAPDCLSLVARDVYGSLPDSTVFHVLNC, encoded by the exons AAACAGCCGCCTGAGGCAGAAAG TCCGCAGCCAGCAGCCTCTGCCGCCCACACCAACGATGGAAAAGAGTCTc GTCGTCCATCCCTAGAGCGGCCGAGCAGTctggtggagaaagaggtggaggagggggaagacagCAAGCAGGCCATCTCCACCATCCTCTCCACCATATCCTTCGACAGCGACTCCTCTAGCGTTGCCCCGGCCCGCACCACTCTGCCCCGCACCCACCCCGCCGCCCCACGCAACGCTGCCCCACGCCACGCCGCCGCCCGAAGCAGAACCCTCCCCAGAACAGGCAGTCGCGCATCAGGGTTCACG ATGAACCTCTCGGAGAAGTTCGTGACGGAGCTGAGTTTATATGACCCCGACGGAAGCCGCGAGCCCCTCCTGAGCCCCGTCATCCTGCTGGGGTTGTTCCTGGCCACAGATCAGGTGCTGGGCGACCACTCCATCTACAAGGTGTCCCCCGTCTCTCCTCTGGCCGCTCTCAAGATAAG GCCACAAGACAGGCTGCTCAAGATCAACGGAGTGAGTCTGGAGGGTTGGTCACACGCCTGCGTGGTGGACTACGTGAAGAGCCTGACCCTGtccgccgctgccaccgccaccgctgagGACCCCGACACCCCCACGGATATAAGGCTGAGTATA GAGCTTCGGAGGTCAGGGCGGAATGTCAGATCCCCGCAGGAGACGCCCACAAGCAAAATTCTAGACGCCACACTCAGAATCAGAAGAAGAA TCAATATTTTCTCTTCAGGAGCGACCGTCACCGCCGTGCAGGAGCGGGAGATGTGCGTCAGATACCGGACTACTGTACCGCGGTGTCTGAAGGAGGCGCAGAAGGGACTCTACCTCTCCATCAACCTCTCTTCTTCAGGCGTGGCTGGCTTAGTGGCGTGTGCTGACAACAGCGATGGAG caggtcggttcctccttcacaccttcgacgtctcctccatctcctcctcctcgcctcacctcaacgggcgcagcggcggcggcggtggcggtggtggcattggtggtggtggtgtgggtcagggggaggtggtggtgatggagagtgACGCCTGCCGCTCCTGGTACCTCCATGCCTCCACCCCGGACTGTGTCGCCCTCATG TTCGCCTCGGGTCTTGAGCCGCAGACACTGACGGAGAAGGACGTgcgtttcttcagcttggttcCTCTGCCTGGCGATGATCACCTCTTCAGGATACAGAACCTGTccacgg GGTCCTTTCTTTCCGTGGCGCCTGACTGTCTTAGCCTGGTGGCGAGGGATGTCTACGGATCACTACCAGACTCCACTGTTTTCCATGTCCTTAACTGTTAG
- the LOC123499746 gene encoding uncharacterized protein LOC123499746 isoform X2, translating to MAEWRAVNIATITEEKVEEEEVGEDGMVETIISPMKKQPPEAESPQPAASAAHTNDGKESRPSPERQSSLVEKEVEEGQDNRQAGDGEENRRPSLERPSSLVEKEVEEGEDSKQAISTILSTISFDSDSSSVAPARTTLPRTHPAAPRNAAPRHAAARSRTLPRTGSRASGFTMNLSEKFVTELSLYDPDGSREPLLSPVILLGLFLATDQVLGDHSIYKVSPVSPLAALKIRPQDRLLKINGVSLEGWSHACVVDYVKSLTLSAAATATAEDPDTPTDIRLSIELRRSGRNVRSPQETPTSKILDATLRIRRRINIFSSGATVTAVQEREMCVRYRTTVPRCLKEAQKGLYLSINLSSSGVAGLVACADNSDGGRFLLHTFDVSSISSSSPHLNGRSGGGGGGGGIGGGGVGQGEVVVMESDACRSWYLHASTPDCVALMFASGLEPQTLTEKDVRFFSLVPLPGDDHLFRIQNLSTGSFLSVAPDCLSLVARDVYGSLPDSTVFHVLNC from the exons AAACAGCCGCCTGAGGCAGAAAG TCCGCAGCCAGCAGCCTCTGCCGCCCACACCAACGATGGAAAAGAGTCTc GTCCCTCCCCAGAGAGGCAAAGCAgtctggtggagaaggaggtggaagagggacAGGACAACAGGCAAgctggagatggagaggagaatc GTCGTCCATCCCTAGAGCGGCCGAGCAGTctggtggagaaagaggtggaggagggggaagacagCAAGCAGGCCATCTCCACCATCCTCTCCACCATATCCTTCGACAGCGACTCCTCTAGCGTTGCCCCGGCCCGCACCACTCTGCCCCGCACCCACCCCGCCGCCCCACGCAACGCTGCCCCACGCCACGCCGCCGCCCGAAGCAGAACCCTCCCCAGAACAGGCAGTCGCGCATCAGGGTTCACG ATGAACCTCTCGGAGAAGTTCGTGACGGAGCTGAGTTTATATGACCCCGACGGAAGCCGCGAGCCCCTCCTGAGCCCCGTCATCCTGCTGGGGTTGTTCCTGGCCACAGATCAGGTGCTGGGCGACCACTCCATCTACAAGGTGTCCCCCGTCTCTCCTCTGGCCGCTCTCAAGATAAG GCCACAAGACAGGCTGCTCAAGATCAACGGAGTGAGTCTGGAGGGTTGGTCACACGCCTGCGTGGTGGACTACGTGAAGAGCCTGACCCTGtccgccgctgccaccgccaccgctgagGACCCCGACACCCCCACGGATATAAGGCTGAGTATA GAGCTTCGGAGGTCAGGGCGGAATGTCAGATCCCCGCAGGAGACGCCCACAAGCAAAATTCTAGACGCCACACTCAGAATCAGAAGAAGAA TCAATATTTTCTCTTCAGGAGCGACCGTCACCGCCGTGCAGGAGCGGGAGATGTGCGTCAGATACCGGACTACTGTACCGCGGTGTCTGAAGGAGGCGCAGAAGGGACTCTACCTCTCCATCAACCTCTCTTCTTCAGGCGTGGCTGGCTTAGTGGCGTGTGCTGACAACAGCGATGGAG gtcggttcctccttcacaccttcgacgtctcctccatctcctcctcctcgcctcacctcaacgggcgcagcggcggcggcggtggcggtggtggcattggtggtggtggtgtgggtcagggggaggtggtggtgatggagagtgACGCCTGCCGCTCCTGGTACCTCCATGCCTCCACCCCGGACTGTGTCGCCCTCATG TTCGCCTCGGGTCTTGAGCCGCAGACACTGACGGAGAAGGACGTgcgtttcttcagcttggttcCTCTGCCTGGCGATGATCACCTCTTCAGGATACAGAACCTGTccacgg GGTCCTTTCTTTCCGTGGCGCCTGACTGTCTTAGCCTGGTGGCGAGGGATGTCTACGGATCACTACCAGACTCCACTGTTTTCCATGTCCTTAACTGTTAG
- the LOC123499746 gene encoding uncharacterized protein LOC123499746 isoform X4, translating into MAEWRAVNIATITEEKVEEEEVGEDGMVETIISPMKKQPPEAESPQPAASAAHTNDGKESRPSPERQSSLVEKEVEEGQDNRQAGDGEENRRPSLERPSSLVEKEVEEGEDSKQAISTILSTISFDSDSSSVAPARTTLPRTHPAAPRNAAPRHAAARSRTLPRTGSRASGFTMNLSEKFVTELSLYDPDGSREPLLSPVILLGLFLATDQVLGDHSIYKVSPVSPLAALKIRPQDRLLKINGVSLEGWSHACVVDYVKSLTLSAAATATAEDPDTPTDIRLSIELRRSGRNVRSPQETPTSKILDATLRIRRRRATVTAVQEREMCVRYRTTVPRCLKEAQKGLYLSINLSSSGVAGLVACADNSDGAGRFLLHTFDVSSISSSSPHLNGRSGGGGGGGGIGGGGVGQGEVVVMESDACRSWYLHASTPDCVALMFASGLEPQTLTEKDVRFFSLVPLPGDDHLFRIQNLSTGSFLSVAPDCLSLVARDVYGSLPDSTVFHVLNC; encoded by the exons AAACAGCCGCCTGAGGCAGAAAG TCCGCAGCCAGCAGCCTCTGCCGCCCACACCAACGATGGAAAAGAGTCTc GTCCCTCCCCAGAGAGGCAAAGCAgtctggtggagaaggaggtggaagagggacAGGACAACAGGCAAgctggagatggagaggagaatc GTCGTCCATCCCTAGAGCGGCCGAGCAGTctggtggagaaagaggtggaggagggggaagacagCAAGCAGGCCATCTCCACCATCCTCTCCACCATATCCTTCGACAGCGACTCCTCTAGCGTTGCCCCGGCCCGCACCACTCTGCCCCGCACCCACCCCGCCGCCCCACGCAACGCTGCCCCACGCCACGCCGCCGCCCGAAGCAGAACCCTCCCCAGAACAGGCAGTCGCGCATCAGGGTTCACG ATGAACCTCTCGGAGAAGTTCGTGACGGAGCTGAGTTTATATGACCCCGACGGAAGCCGCGAGCCCCTCCTGAGCCCCGTCATCCTGCTGGGGTTGTTCCTGGCCACAGATCAGGTGCTGGGCGACCACTCCATCTACAAGGTGTCCCCCGTCTCTCCTCTGGCCGCTCTCAAGATAAG GCCACAAGACAGGCTGCTCAAGATCAACGGAGTGAGTCTGGAGGGTTGGTCACACGCCTGCGTGGTGGACTACGTGAAGAGCCTGACCCTGtccgccgctgccaccgccaccgctgagGACCCCGACACCCCCACGGATATAAGGCTGAGTATA GAGCTTCGGAGGTCAGGGCGGAATGTCAGATCCCCGCAGGAGACGCCCACAAGCAAAATTCTAGACGCCACACTCAGAATCAGAAGAAGAA GAGCGACCGTCACCGCCGTGCAGGAGCGGGAGATGTGCGTCAGATACCGGACTACTGTACCGCGGTGTCTGAAGGAGGCGCAGAAGGGACTCTACCTCTCCATCAACCTCTCTTCTTCAGGCGTGGCTGGCTTAGTGGCGTGTGCTGACAACAGCGATGGAG caggtcggttcctccttcacaccttcgacgtctcctccatctcctcctcctcgcctcacctcaacgggcgcagcggcggcggcggtggcggtggtggcattggtggtggtggtgtgggtcagggggaggtggtggtgatggagagtgACGCCTGCCGCTCCTGGTACCTCCATGCCTCCACCCCGGACTGTGTCGCCCTCATG TTCGCCTCGGGTCTTGAGCCGCAGACACTGACGGAGAAGGACGTgcgtttcttcagcttggttcCTCTGCCTGGCGATGATCACCTCTTCAGGATACAGAACCTGTccacgg GGTCCTTTCTTTCCGTGGCGCCTGACTGTCTTAGCCTGGTGGCGAGGGATGTCTACGGATCACTACCAGACTCCACTGTTTTCCATGTCCTTAACTGTTAG
- the LOC123499746 gene encoding uncharacterized protein LOC123499746 isoform X13, translated as MACPQPAASAAHTNDGKESRRPSLERPSSLVEKEVEEGEDSKQAISTILSTISFDSDSSSVAPARTTLPRTHPAAPRNAAPRHAAARSRTLPRTGSRASGFTMNLSEKFVTELSLYDPDGSREPLLSPVILLGLFLATDQVLGDHSIYKVSPVSPLAALKIRPQDRLLKINGVSLEGWSHACVVDYVKSLTLSAAATATAEDPDTPTDIRLSIELRRSGRNVRSPQETPTSKILDATLRIRRRINIFSSGATVTAVQEREMCVRYRTTVPRCLKEAQKGLYLSINLSSSGVAGLVACADNSDGAGRFLLHTFDVSSISSSSPHLNGRSGGGGGGGGIGGGGVGQGEVVVMESDACRSWYLHASTPDCVALMFASGLEPQTLTEKDVRFFSLVPLPGDDHLFRIQNLSTGSFLSVAPDCLSLVARDVYGSLPDSTVFHVLNC; from the exons TCCGCAGCCAGCAGCCTCTGCCGCCCACACCAACGATGGAAAAGAGTCTc GTCGTCCATCCCTAGAGCGGCCGAGCAGTctggtggagaaagaggtggaggagggggaagacagCAAGCAGGCCATCTCCACCATCCTCTCCACCATATCCTTCGACAGCGACTCCTCTAGCGTTGCCCCGGCCCGCACCACTCTGCCCCGCACCCACCCCGCCGCCCCACGCAACGCTGCCCCACGCCACGCCGCCGCCCGAAGCAGAACCCTCCCCAGAACAGGCAGTCGCGCATCAGGGTTCACG ATGAACCTCTCGGAGAAGTTCGTGACGGAGCTGAGTTTATATGACCCCGACGGAAGCCGCGAGCCCCTCCTGAGCCCCGTCATCCTGCTGGGGTTGTTCCTGGCCACAGATCAGGTGCTGGGCGACCACTCCATCTACAAGGTGTCCCCCGTCTCTCCTCTGGCCGCTCTCAAGATAAG GCCACAAGACAGGCTGCTCAAGATCAACGGAGTGAGTCTGGAGGGTTGGTCACACGCCTGCGTGGTGGACTACGTGAAGAGCCTGACCCTGtccgccgctgccaccgccaccgctgagGACCCCGACACCCCCACGGATATAAGGCTGAGTATA GAGCTTCGGAGGTCAGGGCGGAATGTCAGATCCCCGCAGGAGACGCCCACAAGCAAAATTCTAGACGCCACACTCAGAATCAGAAGAAGAA TCAATATTTTCTCTTCAGGAGCGACCGTCACCGCCGTGCAGGAGCGGGAGATGTGCGTCAGATACCGGACTACTGTACCGCGGTGTCTGAAGGAGGCGCAGAAGGGACTCTACCTCTCCATCAACCTCTCTTCTTCAGGCGTGGCTGGCTTAGTGGCGTGTGCTGACAACAGCGATGGAG caggtcggttcctccttcacaccttcgacgtctcctccatctcctcctcctcgcctcacctcaacgggcgcagcggcggcggcggtggcggtggtggcattggtggtggtggtgtgggtcagggggaggtggtggtgatggagagtgACGCCTGCCGCTCCTGGTACCTCCATGCCTCCACCCCGGACTGTGTCGCCCTCATG TTCGCCTCGGGTCTTGAGCCGCAGACACTGACGGAGAAGGACGTgcgtttcttcagcttggttcCTCTGCCTGGCGATGATCACCTCTTCAGGATACAGAACCTGTccacgg GGTCCTTTCTTTCCGTGGCGCCTGACTGTCTTAGCCTGGTGGCGAGGGATGTCTACGGATCACTACCAGACTCCACTGTTTTCCATGTCCTTAACTGTTAG
- the LOC123499746 gene encoding uncharacterized protein LOC123499746 isoform X12 produces the protein MACPQPAASAAHTNDGKESRPSPERQSSLVEKEVEEGQDNRQAGDGEENRRPSLERPSSLVEKEVEEGEDSKQAISTILSTISFDSDSSSVAPARTTLPRTHPAAPRNAAPRHAAARSRTLPRTGSRASGFTMNLSEKFVTELSLYDPDGSREPLLSPVILLGLFLATDQVLGDHSIYKVSPVSPLAALKIRPQDRLLKINGVSLEGWSHACVVDYVKSLTLSAAATATAEDPDTPTDIRLSIELRRSGRNVRSPQETPTSKILDATLRIRRRINIFSSGATVTAVQEREMCVRYRTTVPRCLKEAQKGLYLSINLSSSGVAGLVACADNSDGAGRFLLHTFDVSSISSSSPHLNGRSGGGGGGGGIGGGGVGQGEVVVMESDACRSWYLHASTPDCVALMFASGLEPQTLTEKDVRFFSLVPLPGDDHLFRIQNLSTGSFLSVAPDCLSLVARDVYGSLPDSTVFHVLNC, from the exons TCCGCAGCCAGCAGCCTCTGCCGCCCACACCAACGATGGAAAAGAGTCTc GTCCCTCCCCAGAGAGGCAAAGCAgtctggtggagaaggaggtggaagagggacAGGACAACAGGCAAgctggagatggagaggagaatc GTCGTCCATCCCTAGAGCGGCCGAGCAGTctggtggagaaagaggtggaggagggggaagacagCAAGCAGGCCATCTCCACCATCCTCTCCACCATATCCTTCGACAGCGACTCCTCTAGCGTTGCCCCGGCCCGCACCACTCTGCCCCGCACCCACCCCGCCGCCCCACGCAACGCTGCCCCACGCCACGCCGCCGCCCGAAGCAGAACCCTCCCCAGAACAGGCAGTCGCGCATCAGGGTTCACG ATGAACCTCTCGGAGAAGTTCGTGACGGAGCTGAGTTTATATGACCCCGACGGAAGCCGCGAGCCCCTCCTGAGCCCCGTCATCCTGCTGGGGTTGTTCCTGGCCACAGATCAGGTGCTGGGCGACCACTCCATCTACAAGGTGTCCCCCGTCTCTCCTCTGGCCGCTCTCAAGATAAG GCCACAAGACAGGCTGCTCAAGATCAACGGAGTGAGTCTGGAGGGTTGGTCACACGCCTGCGTGGTGGACTACGTGAAGAGCCTGACCCTGtccgccgctgccaccgccaccgctgagGACCCCGACACCCCCACGGATATAAGGCTGAGTATA GAGCTTCGGAGGTCAGGGCGGAATGTCAGATCCCCGCAGGAGACGCCCACAAGCAAAATTCTAGACGCCACACTCAGAATCAGAAGAAGAA TCAATATTTTCTCTTCAGGAGCGACCGTCACCGCCGTGCAGGAGCGGGAGATGTGCGTCAGATACCGGACTACTGTACCGCGGTGTCTGAAGGAGGCGCAGAAGGGACTCTACCTCTCCATCAACCTCTCTTCTTCAGGCGTGGCTGGCTTAGTGGCGTGTGCTGACAACAGCGATGGAG caggtcggttcctccttcacaccttcgacgtctcctccatctcctcctcctcgcctcacctcaacgggcgcagcggcggcggcggtggcggtggtggcattggtggtggtggtgtgggtcagggggaggtggtggtgatggagagtgACGCCTGCCGCTCCTGGTACCTCCATGCCTCCACCCCGGACTGTGTCGCCCTCATG TTCGCCTCGGGTCTTGAGCCGCAGACACTGACGGAGAAGGACGTgcgtttcttcagcttggttcCTCTGCCTGGCGATGATCACCTCTTCAGGATACAGAACCTGTccacgg GGTCCTTTCTTTCCGTGGCGCCTGACTGTCTTAGCCTGGTGGCGAGGGATGTCTACGGATCACTACCAGACTCCACTGTTTTCCATGTCCTTAACTGTTAG
- the LOC123499746 gene encoding uncharacterized protein LOC123499746 isoform X11, whose translation MEKSLLYKTYNHSTLQENIHTSGPSPERQSSLVEKEVEEGQDNRQAGDGEENRRPSLERPSSLVEKEVEEGEDSKQAISTILSTISFDSDSSSVAPARTTLPRTHPAAPRNAAPRHAAARSRTLPRTGSRASGFTMNLSEKFVTELSLYDPDGSREPLLSPVILLGLFLATDQVLGDHSIYKVSPVSPLAALKIRPQDRLLKINGVSLEGWSHACVVDYVKSLTLSAAATATAEDPDTPTDIRLSIELRRSGRNVRSPQETPTSKILDATLRIRRRINIFSSGATVTAVQEREMCVRYRTTVPRCLKEAQKGLYLSINLSSSGVAGLVACADNSDGAGRFLLHTFDVSSISSSSPHLNGRSGGGGGGGGIGGGGVGQGEVVVMESDACRSWYLHASTPDCVALMFASGLEPQTLTEKDVRFFSLVPLPGDDHLFRIQNLSTGSFLSVAPDCLSLVARDVYGSLPDSTVFHVLNC comes from the exons ATGGAAAAGAGTCTc CTTTATAAGACGTACAACCATTCAACGCTACAAGAAAACATCCACACTTCAGGTCCCTCCCCAGAGAGGCAAAGCAgtctggtggagaaggaggtggaagagggacAGGACAACAGGCAAgctggagatggagaggagaatc GTCGTCCATCCCTAGAGCGGCCGAGCAGTctggtggagaaagaggtggaggagggggaagacagCAAGCAGGCCATCTCCACCATCCTCTCCACCATATCCTTCGACAGCGACTCCTCTAGCGTTGCCCCGGCCCGCACCACTCTGCCCCGCACCCACCCCGCCGCCCCACGCAACGCTGCCCCACGCCACGCCGCCGCCCGAAGCAGAACCCTCCCCAGAACAGGCAGTCGCGCATCAGGGTTCACG ATGAACCTCTCGGAGAAGTTCGTGACGGAGCTGAGTTTATATGACCCCGACGGAAGCCGCGAGCCCCTCCTGAGCCCCGTCATCCTGCTGGGGTTGTTCCTGGCCACAGATCAGGTGCTGGGCGACCACTCCATCTACAAGGTGTCCCCCGTCTCTCCTCTGGCCGCTCTCAAGATAAG GCCACAAGACAGGCTGCTCAAGATCAACGGAGTGAGTCTGGAGGGTTGGTCACACGCCTGCGTGGTGGACTACGTGAAGAGCCTGACCCTGtccgccgctgccaccgccaccgctgagGACCCCGACACCCCCACGGATATAAGGCTGAGTATA GAGCTTCGGAGGTCAGGGCGGAATGTCAGATCCCCGCAGGAGACGCCCACAAGCAAAATTCTAGACGCCACACTCAGAATCAGAAGAAGAA TCAATATTTTCTCTTCAGGAGCGACCGTCACCGCCGTGCAGGAGCGGGAGATGTGCGTCAGATACCGGACTACTGTACCGCGGTGTCTGAAGGAGGCGCAGAAGGGACTCTACCTCTCCATCAACCTCTCTTCTTCAGGCGTGGCTGGCTTAGTGGCGTGTGCTGACAACAGCGATGGAG caggtcggttcctccttcacaccttcgacgtctcctccatctcctcctcctcgcctcacctcaacgggcgcagcggcggcggcggtggcggtggtggcattggtggtggtggtgtgggtcagggggaggtggtggtgatggagagtgACGCCTGCCGCTCCTGGTACCTCCATGCCTCCACCCCGGACTGTGTCGCCCTCATG TTCGCCTCGGGTCTTGAGCCGCAGACACTGACGGAGAAGGACGTgcgtttcttcagcttggttcCTCTGCCTGGCGATGATCACCTCTTCAGGATACAGAACCTGTccacgg GGTCCTTTCTTTCCGTGGCGCCTGACTGTCTTAGCCTGGTGGCGAGGGATGTCTACGGATCACTACCAGACTCCACTGTTTTCCATGTCCTTAACTGTTAG
- the LOC123499746 gene encoding uncharacterized protein LOC123499746 isoform X8 codes for MAEWRAVNIATITEEKVEEEEVGEDGMVETIISPMKKQPPEAESPQPAASAAHTNDGKESRRPSLERPSSLVEKEVEEGEDSKQAISTILSTISFDSDSSSVAPARTTLPRTHPAAPRNAAPRHAAARSRTLPRTGSRASGFTMNLSEKFVTELSLYDPDGSREPLLSPVILLGLFLATDQVLGDHSIYKVSPVSPLAALKIRPQDRLLKINGVSLEGWSHACVVDYVKSLTLSAAATATAEDPDTPTDIRLSIELRRSGRNVRSPQETPTSKILDATLRIRRRINIFSSGATVTAVQEREMCVRYRTTVPRCLKEAQKGLYLSINLSSSGVAGLVACADNSDGGRFLLHTFDVSSISSSSPHLNGRSGGGGGGGGIGGGGVGQGEVVVMESDACRSWYLHASTPDCVALMFASGLEPQTLTEKDVRFFSLVPLPGDDHLFRIQNLSTGSFLSVAPDCLSLVARDVYGSLPDSTVFHVLNC; via the exons AAACAGCCGCCTGAGGCAGAAAG TCCGCAGCCAGCAGCCTCTGCCGCCCACACCAACGATGGAAAAGAGTCTc GTCGTCCATCCCTAGAGCGGCCGAGCAGTctggtggagaaagaggtggaggagggggaagacagCAAGCAGGCCATCTCCACCATCCTCTCCACCATATCCTTCGACAGCGACTCCTCTAGCGTTGCCCCGGCCCGCACCACTCTGCCCCGCACCCACCCCGCCGCCCCACGCAACGCTGCCCCACGCCACGCCGCCGCCCGAAGCAGAACCCTCCCCAGAACAGGCAGTCGCGCATCAGGGTTCACG ATGAACCTCTCGGAGAAGTTCGTGACGGAGCTGAGTTTATATGACCCCGACGGAAGCCGCGAGCCCCTCCTGAGCCCCGTCATCCTGCTGGGGTTGTTCCTGGCCACAGATCAGGTGCTGGGCGACCACTCCATCTACAAGGTGTCCCCCGTCTCTCCTCTGGCCGCTCTCAAGATAAG GCCACAAGACAGGCTGCTCAAGATCAACGGAGTGAGTCTGGAGGGTTGGTCACACGCCTGCGTGGTGGACTACGTGAAGAGCCTGACCCTGtccgccgctgccaccgccaccgctgagGACCCCGACACCCCCACGGATATAAGGCTGAGTATA GAGCTTCGGAGGTCAGGGCGGAATGTCAGATCCCCGCAGGAGACGCCCACAAGCAAAATTCTAGACGCCACACTCAGAATCAGAAGAAGAA TCAATATTTTCTCTTCAGGAGCGACCGTCACCGCCGTGCAGGAGCGGGAGATGTGCGTCAGATACCGGACTACTGTACCGCGGTGTCTGAAGGAGGCGCAGAAGGGACTCTACCTCTCCATCAACCTCTCTTCTTCAGGCGTGGCTGGCTTAGTGGCGTGTGCTGACAACAGCGATGGAG gtcggttcctccttcacaccttcgacgtctcctccatctcctcctcctcgcctcacctcaacgggcgcagcggcggcggcggtggcggtggtggcattggtggtggtggtgtgggtcagggggaggtggtggtgatggagagtgACGCCTGCCGCTCCTGGTACCTCCATGCCTCCACCCCGGACTGTGTCGCCCTCATG TTCGCCTCGGGTCTTGAGCCGCAGACACTGACGGAGAAGGACGTgcgtttcttcagcttggttcCTCTGCCTGGCGATGATCACCTCTTCAGGATACAGAACCTGTccacgg GGTCCTTTCTTTCCGTGGCGCCTGACTGTCTTAGCCTGGTGGCGAGGGATGTCTACGGATCACTACCAGACTCCACTGTTTTCCATGTCCTTAACTGTTAG